One segment of Candidatus Dadabacteria bacterium DNA contains the following:
- a CDS encoding DNA-3-methyladenine glycosylase I yields MRRCPWCEHTDLERAYHDKEWGVPVFSDEKQFEFLVLESAQAGLSWLTVLRKRENYRRLYDGFDPEKVVCYGEKKIQELMSDSGIIRNRKKIEASINNAARFLEIRDEFGSFSDYLWGFTGGVPVTNTWEELSEIPASTELSVTVSRDLKKRGFRFMGPTIVYAHLQATGVVNDHLVSCFRYEEILGLGKGIK; encoded by the coding sequence ATGCGAAGATGCCCTTGGTGCGAGCACACCGATCTTGAGAGAGCTTATCACGACAAGGAGTGGGGAGTTCCCGTTTTTTCCGACGAAAAGCAGTTTGAATTTCTGGTCCTCGAGTCCGCCCAAGCCGGGCTGAGCTGGCTTACGGTTCTTCGCAAAAGGGAGAACTACAGGCGCCTTTACGACGGGTTCGATCCGGAAAAAGTTGTCTGCTACGGAGAGAAAAAGATACAGGAGCTCATGTCGGACAGCGGAATAATACGCAACCGGAAGAAAATAGAGGCTTCTATAAATAACGCTGCCCGGTTCTTGGAAATACGGGATGAGTTCGGGAGCTTCTCCGATTATTTGTGGGGATTTACCGGCGGAGTTCCGGTTACGAACACCTGGGAGGAACTATCGGAAATACCGGCCTCTACGGAACTTTCAGTGACGGTCAGTCGCGACCTTAAGAAACGAGGCTTCCGCTTCATGGGTCCCACTATCGTCTACGCCCATCTTCAGGCGACGGGGGTGGTGAACGATCATCTGGTCTCGTGTTTTCGCTATGAAGAGATCCTAGGTCTAGGCAAGGGAATCAAATAG
- a CDS encoding TolC family protein, whose product MENQAGYLPNPEIGFEAGNVVGSGGFGGTDSAELTYSLTQTVEIGGERSARRNAAKAARGAAGTALMAEQLNIKRDVRVAYYDALAKDEAVKLAVEQEQLAKDVLQTVSEQMQAAVEQGIQLSKAEVAYATSTIARERKEHELKIAKEKLAKLLGASTLDSSLDHAHFFELKPPASIESYRENLARIPDIQRFFHVKMEKESLLDLERARAIPDPSFSLGVRDFKVSGDQAFIFSVSLPIPVFNRNRGNITRARAEVKQAANDSRQAKLILEHQLTESWEQWGTYYSEAQRLKTKLLPSAKRAFKLARIGFVKGRFSYHEVLDAQRTLFDARSQYYDSLRRYHTARANVERLATVIGK is encoded by the coding sequence GTGGAAAACCAAGCGGGGTACCTGCCGAATCCAGAGATCGGATTCGAGGCTGGAAATGTTGTCGGCAGTGGCGGATTCGGTGGAACAGACTCGGCTGAGCTAACCTACAGCCTGACGCAGACTGTTGAGATTGGCGGTGAGCGTTCAGCGCGCAGAAATGCTGCAAAAGCAGCCCGTGGAGCAGCCGGCACGGCCTTAATGGCCGAACAACTGAATATTAAACGCGACGTTCGTGTAGCATATTACGATGCGTTGGCCAAGGACGAGGCAGTCAAACTCGCGGTGGAGCAGGAGCAGTTAGCCAAGGATGTTCTGCAAACCGTATCTGAACAAATGCAGGCCGCGGTGGAACAGGGGATTCAGCTAAGCAAGGCGGAAGTGGCTTATGCTACCAGTACTATAGCACGTGAAAGAAAGGAGCATGAACTAAAAATAGCCAAAGAAAAGCTCGCAAAATTATTGGGAGCTTCCACATTGGACAGTTCGCTTGACCACGCTCACTTCTTTGAGCTCAAACCTCCCGCTTCCATAGAGAGCTACCGTGAGAACCTAGCCCGTATTCCCGATATCCAAAGATTTTTCCATGTAAAAATGGAGAAGGAATCGCTTTTAGATCTTGAGCGGGCGCGGGCTATTCCAGATCCGAGCTTTAGTCTTGGAGTGAGGGATTTTAAAGTAAGCGGTGACCAGGCATTTATTTTTTCCGTTTCACTTCCAATACCTGTTTTTAATCGGAACAGGGGAAATATCACTAGAGCGCGTGCGGAAGTTAAACAGGCGGCAAATGATTCCCGGCAAGCCAAATTGATTCTGGAGCATCAGCTTACGGAGAGCTGGGAGCAATGGGGCACTTATTATTCGGAGGCGCAGAGGCTGAAAACTAAATTGTTACCGTCTGCAAAGAGGGCGTTTAAGCTGGCCCGCATCGGGTTTGTTAAAGGCAGGTTCTCCTATCATGAAGTGCTTGATGCGCAACGCACCTTATTTGATGCAAGATCTCAGTATTACGATTCATTAAGACGCTATCACACTGCTCGTGCCAATGTGGAACGGCTAGCGACTGTAATAGGAAAATAG
- a CDS encoding SidA/IucD/PvdA family monooxygenase: MRQFDVVIVGAGPAGIGVAAMLKDLGIKRMIVLEREEVGATFDKWPKEMQLLTPSFTTNFYGHLDLNAVISGTSPAYMLQKEHPTGKEYALYLRTVSEYFDLPVMEHTNVEEVLYSEGSFKVHITEGKPIESRFLIWAAGEFQYPNTNSISGAELCLHNSRVKSWEQVEGDEIYIIGGYESGIDAAIHLSRLGKKVRVLDRDARWSRKTTDPSENLSPFTLERLKQEIIYNRIELVGKSMVREIRLEQDKYLIYVRGKSLPYQSATPPILATGFKSSLVVIKELFDWEKEKDYCLLNEQDESTRTPGLFLVGPQVRHDDLIFCFIYKYRQRFGVVANAIGKRLGMDTTLLEPYRNEGLYLDDLSCCGEECVC; encoded by the coding sequence ATGAGACAATTTGATGTTGTCATTGTTGGAGCCGGTCCGGCAGGGATAGGGGTTGCCGCTATGCTTAAAGATCTGGGTATAAAGCGAATGATTGTTCTTGAGAGAGAAGAAGTCGGCGCGACCTTCGACAAATGGCCGAAGGAAATGCAACTCTTAACCCCCTCATTTACCACTAATTTTTATGGTCATCTTGACCTTAATGCGGTTATATCCGGAACCTCGCCAGCATATATGCTTCAAAAGGAACACCCTACCGGCAAAGAGTATGCGCTGTATTTAAGAACTGTATCAGAATATTTTGATTTGCCGGTTATGGAACATACAAATGTAGAGGAGGTACTTTATTCTGAAGGCTCTTTTAAGGTTCACATCACTGAAGGAAAGCCGATAGAGTCTCGCTTTTTGATTTGGGCGGCCGGAGAATTTCAATACCCGAATACAAATTCCATTTCAGGTGCTGAACTGTGTTTGCATAACAGCCGGGTGAAAAGCTGGGAACAGGTTGAAGGCGATGAAATTTATATTATCGGCGGTTATGAGAGTGGCATTGATGCAGCCATCCATTTAAGTCGATTAGGCAAGAAGGTTCGTGTATTAGATCGCGATGCGCGTTGGAGTAGAAAAACAACTGACCCAAGTGAAAACTTATCACCTTTTACGTTGGAGAGATTGAAGCAAGAAATAATTTATAACAGGATTGAGCTTGTTGGTAAATCCATGGTTAGGGAGATAAGGTTGGAGCAGGACAAGTATTTGATTTATGTCAGAGGCAAATCATTACCTTATCAAAGTGCCACACCACCCATTTTGGCAACAGGATTTAAAAGTAGTTTGGTCGTCATTAAAGAGTTGTTTGATTGGGAAAAGGAGAAAGATTACTGTTTGCTGAATGAGCAGGATGAATCAACCAGAACTCCTGGATTGTTTCTCGTTGGTCCACAAGTTCGTCATGATGATCTTATTTTTTGTTTTATTTATAAGTATCGGCAGAGGTTTGGTGTTGTCGCTAATGCAATTGGAAAACGATTGGGTATGGATACAACGCTGCTTGAGCCATATCGTAATGAAGGTCTCTACCTAGATGATTTGAGCTGCTGCGGAGAGGAGTGTGTTTGCTGA
- the mnmA gene encoding tRNA 2-thiouridine(34) synthase MnmA, with amino-acid sequence MGKRIVVAMSGGVDSATTAALLKSQGHEVIGMTMQLWDYGESEGGCCSADEVCDARRVAYEIGIPHYVVNYMDSFRELVVSDFVSKYDSGETPIPCVLCNQFMKFDFLLKRALELDADFLATGHYARISRSAETGEYSLEQAVDPAKDQSYFLFTLGQRELQRLIFPLGDKTKTEVRKIAENMGLRVATKAESMGVCFITGDGYREFLEPYLERGKIEGDIVDMEGNPIARHRGIASFTIGQRRGLGFAKGRPMYVVGIDAERNEVRVGEEKDLYSSSLAAGNLSWVSGPPEGEIEVRSKIRYRHGAVPSRVTVTDDGEAIVSFSEPQKAVTPGQAIVFYKDEAVMGGGWIKGACVQ; translated from the coding sequence ATGGGAAAGAGAATAGTGGTAGCCATGAGCGGAGGGGTAGACAGTGCCACCACAGCCGCCCTTCTTAAGTCCCAAGGGCATGAAGTCATAGGAATGACCATGCAGCTTTGGGATTATGGAGAGAGTGAAGGAGGATGTTGCTCCGCGGATGAGGTCTGCGACGCCAGAAGAGTCGCATACGAGATAGGCATACCTCACTACGTGGTAAATTACATGGACTCCTTCAGGGAACTCGTGGTCTCCGATTTCGTAAGCAAGTACGATTCGGGAGAAACTCCCATACCCTGCGTGCTGTGCAACCAGTTCATGAAGTTTGACTTCCTTCTGAAGCGGGCTCTTGAGCTTGACGCGGATTTTCTCGCCACGGGCCACTACGCGAGGATATCCCGAAGCGCCGAAACCGGCGAGTACTCTCTTGAGCAGGCAGTTGATCCCGCCAAGGATCAGTCTTACTTTCTCTTCACTCTAGGCCAGAGAGAACTTCAAAGGCTCATTTTCCCTCTGGGAGACAAAACGAAAACCGAAGTGAGAAAAATTGCCGAGAATATGGGACTCAGAGTCGCCACGAAGGCCGAGAGCATGGGCGTCTGCTTCATCACGGGAGACGGCTACAGGGAATTTCTCGAGCCCTACCTTGAAAGAGGAAAAATAGAGGGCGACATAGTGGACATGGAGGGAAATCCTATCGCCAGGCACAGGGGAATCGCTTCTTTTACCATCGGCCAGAGACGCGGGCTCGGTTTCGCGAAGGGAAGGCCTATGTACGTTGTCGGTATCGACGCGGAGCGAAATGAAGTCAGGGTCGGAGAGGAAAAGGACCTTTACAGCAGCTCCCTCGCCGCGGGAAATCTCTCTTGGGTAAGCGGGCCTCCCGAAGGGGAAATCGAGGTGCGCTCGAAAATAAGATATCGCCACGGCGCGGTCCCCTCCAGAGTGACCGTCACGGACGACGGGGAGGCAATAGTCAGTTTCTCAGAACCGCAAAAAGCCGTGACTCCCGGCCAAGCGATCGTTTTCTACAAGGACGAGGCCGTGATGGGCGGGGGCTGGATAAAAGGAGCGTGCGTCCAGTGA
- a CDS encoding zinc ABC transporter substrate-binding protein: protein MNILRFAVITAFFAVLPFSHIPAFAASYQKVKVFACEPEWAALAQEIGGDKVEAFSATSATQNPHYIRARPSLISKVRKADLLICSGASLEVGWLPVLLKKASSDLQPGSAGYLMAANLVTMLEVPVVVDRSMGDIHPEGNPHLHLNPYNLIIVGEVLADRLSEIDPGTASFYKNRFQDFSSRMQKAISRWESEAAELKGKPVVVHHKSFSYLIDWLGMKGVGALEPKPGIPPTASHLKNLLQQLRNSPADVIIRTPYDPAGASEWFSEKTGTRAVVLPYTIGGDSQSGDLFALFDRIIALLK, encoded by the coding sequence ATGAATATATTGCGTTTCGCGGTAATAACTGCGTTTTTTGCCGTCTTGCCGTTTTCTCATATCCCCGCTTTCGCCGCTTCTTATCAGAAGGTAAAAGTATTTGCCTGCGAACCGGAATGGGCGGCACTGGCCCAAGAAATCGGCGGTGACAAGGTGGAAGCGTTTTCAGCCACCTCGGCCACACAGAATCCACACTACATAAGGGCACGCCCAAGCCTGATATCCAAAGTGCGCAAAGCCGATCTGCTGATCTGCTCGGGCGCAAGTCTTGAGGTAGGCTGGCTTCCGGTTCTGCTCAAGAAGGCAAGTTCTGATCTCCAGCCCGGCTCCGCCGGTTACCTTATGGCTGCAAATCTGGTCACCATGCTCGAAGTACCGGTTGTGGTCGACCGCAGCATGGGAGATATACATCCGGAAGGCAATCCCCACTTGCACCTGAATCCGTACAACCTGATAATTGTAGGCGAAGTGCTTGCCGATCGCCTTTCGGAAATCGACCCTGGGACCGCCTCTTTTTACAAAAACCGATTCCAGGATTTTTCATCACGCATGCAAAAGGCCATCTCCCGGTGGGAATCCGAGGCCGCCGAGCTTAAAGGGAAGCCGGTGGTGGTTCATCACAAATCGTTTAGTTATCTGATTGACTGGCTCGGAATGAAAGGAGTGGGGGCGCTTGAACCGAAACCCGGAATTCCCCCCACAGCTTCTCACCTGAAGAATCTGCTGCAGCAGTTAAGAAACAGCCCGGCGGATGTGATTATCCGTACCCCTTACGATCCGGCTGGCGCGAGTGAATGGTTCTCGGAGAAAACCGGGACAAGGGCAGTCGTGCTTCCTTACACCATTGGCGGTGACAGCCAGAGCGGCGACCTGTTCGCGCTGTTTGACAGGATTATAGCTTTGTTAAAATAG
- a CDS encoding iron-containing redox enzyme family protein, with protein sequence MEKLESLLDIEVETYLRRVKDKEEIKNLVSGNLTRKTYARFLFTFYIIEFLSQRAVNMASINTKDSDPYLSKRFHSCAQGELGHAEIALRDLKDLGEKEINPFCLEIVREYDEFLQNAAEQFPLAILGHSYLFENVSGLLFPEVETVPDPSTFIEVHAKEDPAHSLAIKKTVRRIEKDLGKEKIEKIVQFSRESGDYLMRLFDSLA encoded by the coding sequence ATGGAAAAGCTTGAATCGCTTCTTGACATCGAAGTCGAAACCTATCTTCGCAGGGTGAAAGACAAAGAGGAGATAAAGAATCTTGTTTCCGGGAACCTAACCCGGAAAACCTACGCAAGATTCCTGTTCACTTTTTATATAATCGAATTTCTGAGTCAGAGAGCGGTTAACATGGCAAGCATAAACACTAAAGACTCCGATCCCTACCTAAGCAAAAGGTTCCATTCCTGCGCACAGGGAGAACTCGGACATGCCGAGATTGCCCTTCGTGACCTAAAGGATCTCGGGGAAAAGGAGATCAACCCTTTCTGCCTTGAGATCGTACGGGAATACGACGAGTTCCTGCAGAATGCCGCCGAGCAGTTTCCTCTCGCGATACTCGGACACTCCTATCTGTTTGAAAACGTATCGGGACTTCTTTTTCCTGAGGTAGAAACAGTTCCCGACCCCTCAACTTTCATAGAGGTTCACGCCAAGGAAGATCCCGCGCACTCCTTAGCGATAAAAAAAACGGTAAGAAGAATCGAAAAAGATCTCGGCAAGGAAAAGATCGAAAAAATTGTCCAGTTCAGCAGGGAAAGCGGAGATTACCTGATGCGGCTATTTGATTCCCTTGCCTAG
- a CDS encoding metal ABC transporter permease, whose product MLSGELLEIIGPAVAAGLMIALTHAPLGIEVLRRGIIFIDLAVAQIAGLGLVVGNMFIHDPSPLLIQFMALSCAVAAGLFFRKVETAMPERQEAVIGCTFVLAASLALLLLADHPHGGEEVKHLLSGQMLFVTWTDVAKHSPIYALILLVWFFRPEVRNNIGFYLLFALAITSSVQLVGVYVVFASLILPALAAVRVRQPHLVAWLCGVVALLSGIAFAVAFDMPAGPIIILSYTATALTIRGVRMANRDQRT is encoded by the coding sequence ATGTTAAGCGGTGAACTTCTGGAAATCATCGGGCCGGCAGTGGCTGCGGGCCTCATGATTGCGCTTACCCACGCTCCCTTGGGCATCGAGGTGCTGCGCCGCGGCATCATCTTCATTGATCTTGCGGTGGCGCAGATTGCGGGACTCGGGCTTGTGGTCGGCAACATGTTTATCCATGATCCTTCTCCGTTGCTGATCCAGTTCATGGCTCTTAGCTGCGCGGTCGCGGCAGGGCTGTTTTTCCGCAAGGTGGAAACGGCGATGCCCGAGCGACAGGAAGCGGTCATAGGGTGCACTTTCGTACTTGCCGCATCGCTGGCGCTTCTGCTGCTGGCCGACCACCCCCACGGCGGAGAAGAGGTAAAGCACCTGCTTTCGGGACAGATGCTGTTTGTGACATGGACAGACGTGGCGAAACACTCGCCCATTTACGCGTTGATACTGCTGGTCTGGTTCTTCAGGCCCGAGGTGCGGAACAACATTGGATTTTACCTGCTCTTCGCCCTTGCCATCACTTCGTCGGTTCAGCTGGTCGGCGTCTATGTAGTCTTTGCGAGCCTCATACTGCCGGCTCTGGCCGCCGTACGCGTAAGACAGCCTCATCTTGTCGCATGGCTCTGCGGGGTGGTGGCGCTTCTGTCAGGCATCGCCTTCGCCGTAGCGTTCGATATGCCCGCCGGACCGATTATTATCCTGTCATACACCGCGACGGCCCTGACTATACGAGGGGTCAGGATGGCAAACCGGGATCAGAGAACTTAA
- the mtaB gene encoding tRNA (N(6)-L-threonylcarbamoyladenosine(37)-C(2))-methylthiotransferase MtaB: MGKRASRRGNRGALENKISPRRGPLQSDRHGRRGGNSQFLRTAKSRDSRPSDRFLQGRGRDGRGLDKRSVRPVKRISVVTLGCKVNQYDTAALLNHLPSSEFVKNEKFDEPAEVYVIDTCTVTHKADSEARNYIYRAKRSNPRGVVIVTGCYAQVSPEQLSAMEEVDYVIGNSHKFSSLLGVIRRGKVQSEPKVLISDIFKEKKRKFDTPDIRFFPDRTRAFLKVQDGCNYACTFCVIPRARGRSRSLEANEVISRLRTLAHAGYREVVLTGVHLASYGRDIGSDLVGLLEKIEESGAVRRIRLSSLDPADTTEELINFVSESEIVCPSFHVALQSGDREVLRKMRRRYSPEQFLECTDTIRSVLPEASIGTDIMVGFPGETQEQFENSRDVAAASELTYFHVFPYSIRKMTPAANMKDQISPQVKKERAAELRALGKTKKENFYRTFIGKTLDAIVESKSNCTTENYIHVKLTEGAIDTGTEIKVKIEDVRNEVAYAIAV; encoded by the coding sequence TTGGGTAAGCGGGCCTCCCGAAGGGGAAATCGAGGTGCGCTCGAAAATAAGATATCGCCACGGCGCGGTCCCCTCCAGAGTGACCGTCACGGACGACGGGGAGGCAATAGTCAGTTTCTCAGAACCGCAAAAAGCCGTGACTCCCGGCCAAGCGATCGTTTTCTACAAGGACGAGGCCGTGATGGGCGGGGGCTGGATAAAAGGAGCGTGCGTCCAGTGAAGAGGATCTCCGTCGTAACTCTGGGGTGCAAGGTTAACCAGTACGACACTGCCGCCCTGCTTAACCATCTGCCATCCTCCGAGTTCGTAAAGAACGAAAAATTCGACGAACCGGCTGAAGTGTACGTAATAGACACTTGCACCGTCACGCACAAGGCGGATTCGGAAGCAAGAAACTATATATACAGGGCGAAACGATCAAATCCTCGCGGCGTGGTAATAGTGACGGGCTGCTACGCACAGGTCTCCCCCGAGCAACTCTCGGCCATGGAGGAAGTCGACTACGTAATAGGAAATTCCCACAAGTTCTCATCCCTTCTAGGAGTCATACGCCGGGGAAAGGTTCAGAGCGAGCCAAAGGTTCTCATATCCGATATCTTCAAAGAAAAGAAAAGGAAATTCGACACCCCGGATATCAGATTCTTTCCCGACAGGACAAGGGCATTTCTCAAGGTGCAAGACGGGTGCAACTATGCCTGCACGTTCTGCGTGATACCGAGGGCGCGCGGGCGGTCCCGCAGCCTAGAGGCGAATGAAGTTATCTCTAGGCTAAGAACTCTCGCGCATGCGGGCTACAGGGAAGTGGTCCTCACAGGTGTTCACTTGGCAAGCTACGGAAGGGACATAGGCTCTGATCTCGTCGGCCTGCTTGAAAAAATTGAGGAATCCGGGGCAGTACGCAGGATAAGACTGAGCTCGCTTGATCCCGCGGATACCACAGAAGAGCTGATCAACTTCGTCTCGGAATCGGAAATTGTCTGTCCAAGCTTCCACGTAGCGCTTCAAAGCGGAGACAGAGAAGTCCTCAGAAAAATGAGAAGAAGATACAGCCCCGAGCAATTCCTTGAGTGCACGGACACTATACGTAGCGTTTTACCGGAGGCCTCGATCGGTACAGACATAATGGTCGGATTTCCCGGGGAAACGCAGGAACAGTTTGAAAATTCCCGTGATGTCGCTGCCGCTTCGGAACTCACTTATTTCCACGTGTTTCCCTATTCGATAAGAAAAATGACCCCTGCTGCGAATATGAAAGACCAGATTTCCCCACAGGTAAAAAAGGAAAGAGCGGCGGAGCTTCGCGCGCTTGGAAAAACGAAAAAAGAAAACTTTTACAGAACGTTCATAGGCAAAACCCTTGACGCCATTGTCGAGAGCAAATCAAACTGTACCACGGAAAACTACATACACGTAAAACTGACTGAAGGTGCAATCGATACCGGGACGGAGATAAAGGTAAAAATAGAAGATGTAAGAAACGAAGTTGCCTACGCAATTGCTGTGTAA
- a CDS encoding mannose-1-phosphate guanylyltransferase/mannose-6-phosphate isomerase — translation MGSPEGAPSGRVRLRSCSANSVLKMPKENLYCLILAGGRGTRLWPLSRRSLPKQFLTINGDESLLLATLKRAARLVAEENIFVVLEEEQRSLIEENLRSTDSLGKIKIVTEPVGRNTAPAILLGTREIASEDEDAVIMVFPSDHVVGDDENFRDHVRRAVSLAEDDYIVCFGITPSVPETGYGYIEGGEPLRDGGLRIKRFVEKPSAEVASEYLLSGNFFWNSGMFVFRARTMVDEYAAFCPDLYEPIHETSRGKISRDIYGGLPSVPVDRAVMEKTSRGAVIPSSFPWSDIGSWRLFYEFFPKDSEGNVLEGDVILKGTQDSIVKSGSRLVCVSGLRNVAVIETRDAVFISDLDRSNEAGEFAKELRERGRDEADRPKVVHYPWGSREEIEKGKLSKVTKTTVFSGKTARTENTSSHDLRLLVLEGEALIIGDKGGDKLGLGQTVFLEDGANYAVENKTDDILIILEVFSVRG, via the coding sequence ATGGGATCTCCTGAAGGAGCCCCATCAGGTAGAGTAAGACTCAGAAGCTGTTCTGCGAACTCGGTTCTCAAAATGCCTAAAGAAAATCTTTACTGCCTTATTCTTGCCGGGGGACGGGGAACCAGGCTCTGGCCTCTCTCAAGGCGGTCTTTGCCCAAGCAGTTCCTAACCATAAACGGGGATGAATCACTTCTGCTTGCGACGCTTAAACGTGCCGCCCGTCTTGTCGCTGAAGAAAACATATTTGTTGTGCTTGAGGAAGAACAGCGCTCGCTGATTGAAGAGAACCTTCGTTCCACGGATTCTCTGGGAAAGATAAAAATTGTGACCGAGCCTGTGGGCAGAAACACTGCTCCGGCGATTTTGCTCGGGACTCGAGAAATTGCCTCAGAAGACGAGGACGCGGTAATAATGGTTTTCCCCTCGGACCATGTGGTCGGGGACGATGAGAATTTCCGTGATCACGTGCGAAGGGCGGTTTCGCTTGCCGAAGACGATTACATAGTGTGTTTTGGAATCACCCCCTCTGTTCCCGAGACCGGATACGGCTACATCGAGGGAGGGGAGCCGCTTCGCGACGGCGGGCTTAGAATAAAAAGGTTTGTTGAGAAGCCTAGTGCCGAAGTTGCGAGCGAATACCTGCTTTCAGGAAATTTCTTCTGGAACAGCGGAATGTTCGTTTTCCGGGCCCGGACCATGGTTGATGAATACGCGGCTTTTTGCCCCGACCTGTATGAGCCGATCCACGAAACTTCCCGCGGGAAAATCAGCAGGGATATTTATGGCGGGCTTCCTTCCGTTCCCGTTGACCGAGCGGTAATGGAGAAGACCTCGCGCGGAGCCGTAATACCGTCTTCTTTTCCGTGGAGCGACATAGGGTCATGGCGGCTTTTCTACGAGTTTTTCCCGAAAGATTCCGAGGGCAACGTGCTTGAAGGAGACGTAATCTTGAAGGGCACGCAGGATTCCATTGTAAAAAGCGGCTCGAGGCTTGTCTGCGTATCCGGTCTTCGCAACGTTGCCGTGATTGAAACTAGGGACGCCGTTTTTATCTCCGATCTTGACCGTTCGAATGAGGCGGGCGAGTTTGCGAAGGAATTAAGAGAGCGGGGGAGGGATGAGGCAGACCGCCCGAAGGTAGTTCACTATCCTTGGGGTAGCAGGGAAGAAATTGAAAAAGGAAAACTCTCGAAAGTAACGAAAACAACTGTTTTTTCCGGCAAAACGGCAAGGACGGAGAACACCTCTTCTCATGATCTCCGACTCCTAGTTCTCGAGGGAGAAGCTCTGATAATCGGCGATAAAGGCGGCGATAAACTTGGCCTTGGGCAAACCGTTTTTCTTGAAGACGGGGCCAACTACGCTGTCGAAAACAAGACAGACGATATCCTGATCATTCTTGAGGTTTTTTCCGTTAGAGGTTGA
- a CDS encoding DUF4301 family protein has protein sequence MRILDIQKQIERFKKGYPFRRLLRPATVGDGIRKLEEDESRVLQQQYEDALPEISVCKFIPASGAASRMFRDLSMLRETFSSDEEALDPEEKKILEKFLSNAARFPFADLLEQRLGEKIEKIASSGNFRLVFDTLLGTDGLGYGNVPKGLVPFHSYGGERRTAFCEHFREAIGYTNSHGTVSMHFTIPPAFAKRFALEEKETASLLSYEGVSFDVTYSVQDPETDTIAVAMDNTPVTGADGSLLRRPAGHGALLKNLNELSYDCIFVKNIDNVAKEELLPDTVKWKKTLGGALFSIQKRVFLYTEALSSSWTSEAFEREIISFCREKLFMDLSQELSGLSGAGRREFLFRTLHRPIRVCGVVKNVGEPGGGPFWVEGAGERGELLQIVESAEVDRDSSSQRHIWENSTHFNPVDIVCGVKDFRGEKFNLTGFVDPEAGIITEKILGTKKIKALELPGLWNGSMSGWITVFVEVPSTTFNPVKTVWDLLKEPHQVE, from the coding sequence ATTCGTATCTTGGATATTCAAAAACAGATTGAACGCTTCAAAAAGGGTTACCCCTTCCGCAGGCTCCTTCGCCCCGCGACAGTCGGCGACGGCATAAGAAAACTGGAAGAGGATGAGTCCCGGGTGCTTCAGCAGCAATACGAGGACGCCCTTCCTGAAATTAGTGTGTGCAAATTCATTCCGGCATCGGGAGCGGCCTCGAGAATGTTTCGGGACCTCAGTATGCTTCGGGAAACTTTTTCCTCGGACGAAGAGGCTTTGGATCCCGAAGAGAAAAAGATACTTGAGAAATTCCTCTCAAACGCGGCAAGATTTCCCTTTGCGGACCTGCTTGAGCAAAGGCTCGGGGAAAAAATAGAAAAGATTGCCTCTTCGGGGAATTTCAGACTTGTTTTCGACACCCTTTTGGGAACCGATGGCCTGGGTTACGGAAACGTTCCCAAAGGGCTTGTGCCTTTTCATAGCTACGGCGGGGAACGGAGGACAGCTTTTTGCGAGCATTTCAGGGAAGCCATAGGGTATACAAACTCACACGGTACAGTCTCAATGCATTTTACAATTCCCCCTGCCTTTGCGAAGCGGTTCGCTCTGGAGGAGAAGGAGACAGCTTCTCTTCTGTCCTATGAAGGGGTTTCATTTGACGTAACGTACTCGGTTCAGGACCCCGAAACGGATACAATCGCGGTCGCAATGGACAACACGCCTGTTACTGGCGCCGACGGATCTCTGCTCAGAAGGCCCGCTGGGCACGGAGCGCTGCTGAAGAACCTGAATGAACTTTCCTATGACTGTATTTTCGTAAAGAACATAGATAACGTGGCGAAAGAGGAGCTTCTCCCCGATACAGTTAAGTGGAAAAAGACCCTGGGGGGAGCTCTCTTCTCTATCCAGAAAAGGGTTTTCCTCTACACAGAAGCTCTTTCTTCCTCCTGGACCTCTGAGGCATTTGAGCGGGAGATAATTTCCTTTTGCCGGGAAAAGCTTTTCATGGACCTTTCCCAGGAACTTTCAGGGCTGTCTGGAGCTGGCAGGAGGGAGTTCTTGTTTCGGACGCTTCACAGGCCCATCAGGGTATGCGGTGTCGTAAAGAACGTGGGTGAACCGGGCGGCGGTCCGTTCTGGGTGGAAGGAGCAGGAGAAAGGGGAGAGTTGCTTCAGATAGTTGAAAGTGCCGAGGTTGACCGAGATTCCTCTTCCCAACGGCATATCTGGGAGAACTCAACCCATTTTAATCCTGTGGATATTGTCTGCGGAGTAAAGGATTTTAGGGGGGAGAAGTTTAATCTGACTGGCTTTGTCGACCCGGAAGCCGGAATTATTACTGAAAAAATCTTAGGCACAAAGAAGATAAAGGCGCTTGAGCTTCCCGGGCTCTGGAACGGTTCCATGTCCGGCTGGATAACTGTTTTCGTGGAAGTTCCCTCCACAACGTTTAATCCCGTGAAAACCGTATGGGATCTCCTGAAGGAGCCCCATCAGGTAGAGTAA